DNA sequence from the Nicotiana tomentosiformis chromosome 3, ASM39032v3, whole genome shotgun sequence genome:
cattgtcgataggtagggccattaattgagaattcgtcgttttcaacctgaaatcaaagatacttccaagagtaAGCTTAAAATGGCGTATTTtgtagagattcgtaccaaataactattgttatccttagccccatggtgggcgccaaactgtttactcgaaaaacggatagagttgaatttatacgtagttctaagggtacgtgggtataacttggcacaaatcagaaaagtaaatagaaatatatcgaatatagactgtaaagaatgaaatacaaaccaaattgaatagAAAGCgattttatgaacaagcaagatgaatcaatgtataaagctcaCAAGAGGATAATCTCTACTATATTTCTCTGTGAATAATAGTATCTGAATATGAGAGTGTCTAAATGCCCTAATGTCAGATTTCTTTACAGAAATGTTAGTCATTCTTCTTATAGTGGAGAAAaccctactttagatataaaaaatacatagtgagatcccatgatagattattTAATTGGCTTTTtcttaattcccgccgagattctcttctttagtgcggctgtaacgactcttgtttcttagctcgatcttgatcggacttggtattgATCGATCTTCAGATTTAGAGATCGATATTGtcttgagctcgatattgactcggggcccgGTGTTGACTTGGTCTCGGTATTGACCGatctctggctcttaagctcgataacgCCGCTTCGCATCATTGTTTGATTTGGACCCGAGCTTGATAATGAcatcgagctcggtatttgatcggtccctgaaATTTGAGCTCGGTAACCTGACTTCAGAtatcatctcgatattatgaaaatgactttcggtccattatgttccaatcttgattaATCATTTGAAGGTcgaaatcggttttgaccgtatatagcaaaaaaagtaaaaaaaagagcTATTTTTAACATTTTAGATTTTAGTTCCCTTTTTCTTTCCGTAGTTGTTTTTGCACTTTTACCTCGTGGCATGATCCGCATTAGAAGTATCGTCGCAATTATTTCACATTTCTATCACTATCGCCTCCATTAAAACACTGTGCTCACACAATAATGGGGGGCTTATCCACGTGTCTCCGGTGACATTGGCTCTCGTTTTTCGGCCGCCCAACGCTACGATTCCACTTCTGTGGCTCACATATGACGCTCTGATGGCTCCAACTCAACCAATCCAACGGTCACGATGAATCTTGTCGAGTCCAAATGATGCTCTCTTCAGTCTCATTTCTGCTTCGTTCGCACGCAAGCTTTTCTATTTTTGGTTTTGACTGCTGCTGTTGCCGGCTTCGCTCGGCTTCTTAATAAGCGGAGCGGTCGTAAataagtactccctccgttcacttttacttgtccattattctataaataaatttttatttttacttgtccacttttacatatcaagagaaaaataatttatttttcctgTTTTGCCCTTAGTATTAAATTCTCAttctaaattatttttcaaatctattATAATTATAtaccaattaatatgggtatcataataaattatgcattttatttattatttcttaaaggGCGTGCAAAGTTAACGGTGGACAAGTAATGAACGGAGAGagtatatacataaaaaatatgcGAACCCGCTATATGCGCAAaacttaaatatataaataaaaattactaattttttaataaatattataatTGAACTCATCGTTTTAAACCCATAATAAATTTAAtgtcaaaatattaaaaattaaactcATTTCTTGAAACTACCTTTGAAACCGATCCGTATTTGGATTCGGAAATCGACTAATAAGTTTAGGAAAAAGACTAGACAGTAGAGAAAAAAGTCATCACGCGGATTGTTTTAGGGATAAGGAGTCATCTTTATTTGACAAAGACATTCGTTAATCGTTATCTAACGCGACAAAATAATACTAACGCCTAATAACACGAAACTCTTTTCCCTAAGATGCCATTGAAGTTGAAGCCCCTccaatttttattccttacaaaCGAACAATTTTGTTTTGTCACCATTTAAAAATTGGATTGTTTGAATAAATAAATACCCCAGTATTATTTCTAGTTGTAACCACATAAAATTCTAAAAACTCTTTTATGTTGGCGCTGTTTGGCCGCACGAATTTTCTACAAATGTCAAAGAAACTACTTCTTTCGATTCTTTTTAAATATCGTTTAAAGTTTTTGTCACACTTATTTAAGAAATTAAAATAGTAGTGTTAATTATCATCGAGACTATTTTATTAAAGGAGTATTTTTTATCTCTCTTAAAATTGAGTAATAATTGTTAAGAGTGTATAGCTCATTTCTTGAAGCAAGAATAGAATTAGAAAAGACTAATTAATCCTTTCTACGTTTTCTAAAGTGACTCTTATTTTAAACCAAATTTGTTTAGTTTATCTCTCCTAAAGTTGAGTAATACCTTTTAAGAGTGTatagctctttttttttttggagcaagaatagagttagaaaaaaaaattaatcctTCATGGTTTCCTAGTGACTAATTATTTTAGACCAAATTTATTTAGCTAAAACGATTTTTGGAAAGGCCAAAGGGAGTATCCTATGTTTAGTTTGATAAAGATCTTCAAAAGAATTCTGCAAAAACTGTCCAAATGCcattttataaattaaaaatattctTGTGAAAGGTAATGCAAAACCAAAATTGGTTTAAGTTGTTTGATGTGGTAGTTTTCTGCAGAAGAAATGAAATCAAAGGTTAATAAACACGAGTAAGGTTCAATGGGTAAAAGTACCTTCATCCACGATCGTTAGATTCTGAATTCGAATCACGCTGGAGGGTAAGCGTGAAAACACTATAGATCCAGAGATTTTAAAAACGAAAAAGTTAAGTGAACATTATAAAGATAAGAATTGACGTTTAGTCTCCTCGTTTGAATTTACTAATACTAATTACGTTGACGATTTAACAATACAATATTCGCTTTTGGCTTGATCTATAatcttatataaatatttttaatcatCTCTAGATATTTTTCTGCCTACCAacttttaattctttttttaaataaatgGCAGTGTGTCTTTTTTACTAGACTCCTCTTTAGTATTTAGCCTACTCTTAAAATCAGCTTGAGTGAGACTTCACAAAACCTTATAGACTCCTAAAAATTCCAATTCTATAAGCCTAAAAAGAGTATAAGAAAGAGAAAGGAAACTCTACTTCTCTCTTTTTAACTCTTTCTAACGCGGAATTCTTCATATCATTCAATCAAACTTCAAATCTAAGTATATTTATTTTCTGCTGTCctcttatttttcttcatttcctgAAAGATTTCAAGTTAGATTTTTTCTGCAGAGTCACTGATTTTGGTGAAAATTTGGAGGTAAAGATCCTATAATCTGGTTTCATATATTCAAGAAATTAAAATAGCCCTCTGTGTACAAGTTCTTGCTTTTTCTTCTTACCTTTTTGTTGTTTTCCTTCTGCAGATTTTACAAGTGAAAAATATCTCgtctttttgtcttcttttagTGCTTTTTCGCCACTTCTCACACCCCAAAAAGCCAGCATTTCTTCTTTCACAGTAACAAACAAATCCATTGAAAATTCACTCAAAAAAAGAACCACGATTTTGGTTTCAATACTACTATTTCCTTATCATTCTTAAGCTCAAACTTCAGACTGAATTTTTATAGGCTAAAGAGAAAAATATGCAAGATCCATCAATTTATACACAAATAAAGCCACAATTTCCAGAGCAAGAACACTTGAAATGCCCCAGATGTGATTCACCAAACACAAAATTCTGTTATTACAACAATTATAATCTTTCTCAGCCACGTCACTTTTGTAAGAGTTGTCGTAGGTATTGGACAAAAGGCGGTACTCTTAGAAATATTCCAGTTGGTGGTGGTTCTCGTAAGAACACAAAacgttcttcttcttcatccaatAAGAAAATTTCCTCCTCAACGACGTCGTCTTCAGTTTTATCTTTAAAACCTGATCAGATAACAAATCCAAAACCAGAGCCATTTGGTATACCTGCAATTCCAGATTTTGATCAAAACAGTAATAGAGTGATTGATATGAGTAATGGGCAATTCAGTGCACTGTTGGAGTCAAACGGACCGCAATTTGGGAATTTGATGGAAGCTTTGAATCCGAATAATAATGGGTCCAATTTGCAGTTGGGTGAATTTGCAAggaatcaaaatacgaattcgGGTTCGGGCTCAGATGGTACCCGTCAAAATCAAAATGGGAATAACACATATTTGGGAGATCAAAATGGTGGAGATTCTAATAATTGTTGGAATGGTGGTAGCAATGGTTGGCCTGATCTGGCAATTTACACACCAGGTTCCAATTTCCAGTGAATGGAATTGCCAAAAGAATATTAGAGC
Encoded proteins:
- the LOC104107882 gene encoding dof zinc finger protein DOF1.7-like, with translation MQDPSIYTQIKPQFPEQEHLKCPRCDSPNTKFCYYNNYNLSQPRHFCKSCRRYWTKGGTLRNIPVGGGSRKNTKRSSSSSNKKISSSTTSSSVLSLKPDQITNPKPEPFGIPAIPDFDQNSNRVIDMSNGQFSALLESNGPQFGNLMEALNPNNNGSNLQLGEFARNQNTNSGSGSDGTRQNQNGNNTYLGDQNGGDSNNCWNGGSNGWPDLAIYTPGSNFQ